One genomic window of Psychrobacillus sp. INOP01 includes the following:
- a CDS encoding helix-turn-helix domain-containing protein, whose amino-acid sequence MRQQLLLIQQVIDYIDNQIKEEIHPENLAKLIGYSPFHFYRIFQQTTGYTVMDYVQKRKLQFALFELLQGEKIIDIALEYGFKTHAGFTKAFKRCFGSPPSLYKLHCPVSLPQKLDLNSLHQKKTGGIVLQPKIISKPPFEVAGKTFDSRLEKVFFTRDAPAFWEQRISSDESIETTLYNLLSPKEHGEYCLNLSGSEYKNSFTYLFAVNYDKGTPIPEGITMLQIKATNYAVFKTPLVNVDQFVASIKGTWRYILEDWLPHSLYEVDEDSYDFEYYDEHCHDWEYEKIYMEIYLPIKERDSLK is encoded by the coding sequence ATGAGACAACAACTACTATTAATACAACAAGTAATTGATTATATAGACAATCAAATAAAAGAAGAAATTCATCCTGAAAACCTTGCAAAGCTTATTGGATATTCTCCTTTTCATTTTTATCGGATATTCCAACAAACAACTGGTTACACCGTTATGGATTATGTACAAAAAAGAAAGCTACAATTTGCTTTGTTTGAGTTACTCCAAGGGGAGAAGATTATCGATATCGCATTAGAATATGGATTCAAAACGCATGCTGGTTTTACTAAAGCTTTTAAACGCTGCTTTGGTAGTCCTCCGAGTCTTTATAAATTGCATTGTCCGGTTTCATTGCCCCAGAAATTAGATTTAAATAGCCTCCATCAAAAGAAAACAGGCGGAATAGTACTGCAGCCTAAGATAATTTCTAAACCCCCTTTTGAAGTTGCAGGAAAAACGTTTGACAGTCGCTTAGAGAAGGTGTTTTTTACAAGAGATGCCCCTGCTTTTTGGGAGCAAAGAATTTCTTCCGATGAATCTATCGAGACAACATTATACAATCTCTTATCACCAAAAGAACACGGAGAGTATTGCCTTAATCTAAGTGGGTCAGAGTATAAGAATAGCTTCACTTATTTATTTGCAGTGAATTACGATAAAGGGACACCTATACCAGAAGGAATCACTATGTTGCAGATCAAAGCCACAAATTATGCCGTTTTTAAAACTCCTCTAGTAAATGTAGATCAATTTGTTGCTTCTATTAAAGGAACTTGGCGATATATTTTAGAAGACTGGCTACCCCACTCTCTTTATGAGGTGGATGAGGACAGCTACGACTTTGAGTACTATGATGAACATTGTCATGACTGGGAATACGAAAAAATATATATGGAGATTTACTTGCCGATTAAAGAGAGGGATAGTCTAAAATAA
- a CDS encoding serine hydrolase: MEELVSKIEKLIAPSKGTWGIVLEDLNSGEKWEHNEQELFYAASVIKVPIMASVYSAVESGDLALTDLIILDGKDYVGGSGVLQHFTPGLSLPLQDIIMLMIIQSDNTATNLLIDLIGVVNIQNAMKEAGMVYSTFYNKLMLSRSNPKGANRIAAVDIATLLHKMATGDLVSDPASGRMVDVMKKQQVRDCLPEKLPSPYSDFDHGMTPWELANKTGWIPGTRHDVGIFYVGDRKFIATILSKDEDDLLSKRIISQIGEEIYKYLQ, encoded by the coding sequence ATGGAGGAGCTTGTGAGCAAGATTGAGAAATTGATTGCACCGTCAAAAGGGACTTGGGGTATCGTTCTAGAGGATTTAAATTCAGGGGAGAAATGGGAGCATAACGAACAGGAGCTTTTTTATGCGGCAAGTGTGATTAAGGTACCTATCATGGCTTCGGTTTATAGTGCAGTGGAAAGTGGAGACTTGGCCTTAACGGATTTAATCATTCTCGATGGAAAAGATTATGTGGGAGGATCGGGTGTACTTCAGCATTTTACTCCGGGGTTATCCCTTCCACTTCAAGACATCATTATGCTGATGATTATTCAAAGTGATAATACGGCAACTAATCTATTAATCGACCTTATAGGAGTAGTGAATATTCAAAATGCGATGAAAGAAGCTGGTATGGTTTATAGTACTTTTTATAACAAGCTCATGTTGAGTAGGTCTAATCCGAAGGGTGCGAATCGTATAGCTGCAGTGGACATAGCTACACTTTTACATAAGATGGCTACAGGAGATTTAGTGAGTGATCCAGCAAGTGGACGAATGGTAGATGTGATGAAAAAACAACAGGTACGTGATTGTTTACCAGAGAAATTACCATCTCCATATTCTGATTTTGATCATGGAATGACGCCATGGGAGTTAGCTAATAAGACAGGCTGGATTCCGGGAACTCGTCATGACGTAGGAATTTTTTATGTAGGTGATCGCAAGTTTATTGCAACGATTCTATCAAAGGATGAAGATGATTTACTTTCGAAACGAATTATTTCTCAAATTGGGGAGGAAATATATAAATACTTACAGTAA
- a CDS encoding alpha/beta hydrolase: protein MKKIESNHFVNHLYIKKQMSRKKTIMIFHGWGSSVHNYKRPAENLSTLGFKIIVPEIIFHDSRSKFENHFLKEVTQKYFWKTIFRSIDEASLLFEELGILKEDTILMGISMGGFIANGIYANGQNFAGLVNINGSGSFLLSEKIFRQNDHRPRLSIAETKEINIYNPIDKIACPSPILLMHGEQDTIVSIEGQKDYFNFLTESDTVHDVIFNIYKNVNHSFSEEMMENLKQWLVKKF from the coding sequence ATGAAAAAGATTGAATCTAACCATTTCGTAAATCATCTATATATCAAAAAACAAATGAGTAGGAAAAAAACGATTATGATTTTCCATGGATGGGGATCGAGTGTTCATAATTATAAACGACCTGCAGAAAATCTTTCGACGCTTGGTTTCAAAATCATTGTTCCAGAAATAATATTTCACGATAGCAGAAGTAAGTTCGAAAATCATTTTCTGAAAGAAGTTACTCAAAAATACTTCTGGAAGACAATTTTTAGAAGTATTGATGAAGCTTCACTCCTTTTTGAAGAATTAGGCATTCTTAAGGAAGATACTATTCTTATGGGGATATCTATGGGAGGATTTATTGCAAATGGGATATATGCAAATGGTCAAAATTTTGCTGGCTTAGTTAATATTAATGGATCCGGGTCATTTCTTTTGTCAGAAAAAATTTTCCGACAAAATGACCACCGTCCGAGGTTGTCGATTGCAGAGACTAAAGAAATAAATATCTATAATCCAATTGATAAAATCGCATGCCCTTCCCCCATATTATTAATGCACGGAGAACAAGATACTATTGTTTCAATTGAAGGTCAGAAAGATTACTTTAACTTTTTGACTGAAAGTGATACTGTACATGATGTAATTTTTAATATATACAAAAATGTAAACCACTCCTTTTCTGAAGAAATGATGGAGAACTTAAAACAATGGTTAGTAAAGAAATTCTAA
- a CDS encoding MFS transporter, with amino-acid sequence MNLIRTRNPYQVYIYTCFLSQLFFTFIFTVNLLYHVKVVMLDPFQLVLVGTVLELSVFLFEIPTGVVSDLKSRKLSIIIGYFLIGIGFLMEGLFPYFATVLLAQVAWGIGYTFTSGSQQAWIADEIGEERASLAFIRGAKAGSLGQVIAIPLSIVTGYFMISLPIIIGGLCMIGLAVYLIIFMKEENFKPLNKIERMSTWENMKGNMSKIIFYSKASFIMRMLFLIALFVGVYSEGFDRLWMSHFFEVSNIAALPEERLVVITGAIQFIIVLVSFVALHLMNRSSIHQNLRHIYIALFIGSLFIILSLLGFAFSSFVIGLLAFYIVIQVTRKVMYPLEDIWLNKIILESSTRATFFSVKGQVDAIGQIGGGPMIGYIATGFTIKTAIVVSAVLLTPVLYLYKTILKSTRV; translated from the coding sequence ATGAATTTAATAAGAACAAGAAATCCATATCAAGTTTACATCTACACATGCTTTTTATCACAACTATTTTTTACTTTTATTTTTACTGTGAATTTGTTGTATCACGTAAAGGTTGTAATGCTGGATCCATTTCAGCTTGTTTTAGTGGGAACAGTTTTGGAGCTATCTGTATTTCTTTTTGAAATTCCTACCGGAGTAGTTTCCGATTTAAAAAGTCGAAAGTTGTCTATAATAATTGGTTACTTTCTAATAGGAATTGGTTTTTTAATGGAGGGGCTATTCCCTTATTTTGCAACTGTACTATTGGCCCAGGTCGCATGGGGAATTGGGTATACGTTTACAAGTGGTTCTCAGCAAGCATGGATTGCAGATGAAATAGGAGAAGAGCGTGCTTCATTAGCATTTATAAGAGGGGCAAAGGCCGGTAGTCTTGGGCAAGTCATAGCCATACCTTTAAGTATTGTAACGGGTTATTTTATGATTAGTTTACCAATCATTATTGGTGGACTATGTATGATTGGGTTAGCGGTATATTTAATCATCTTTATGAAAGAAGAGAACTTCAAACCCCTGAATAAGATAGAAAGAATGTCGACTTGGGAAAACATGAAAGGTAATATGAGCAAAATTATTTTTTATTCTAAAGCTAGCTTCATTATGAGAATGCTATTTTTAATTGCTTTATTTGTAGGGGTTTATAGTGAAGGTTTTGATCGATTGTGGATGTCTCATTTTTTTGAAGTATCAAATATAGCGGCTTTGCCTGAAGAGAGGTTAGTTGTGATTACAGGAGCTATTCAATTCATTATTGTACTTGTTTCTTTTGTAGCGCTCCATTTAATGAATCGAAGTTCTATACATCAGAATCTTAGACATATTTATATAGCTCTATTTATAGGAAGTTTATTTATAATCCTGTCATTGCTTGGCTTTGCTTTTTCCTCATTTGTGATTGGATTGTTAGCCTTTTATATAGTTATTCAAGTGACAAGAAAAGTTATGTATCCACTGGAGGACATATGGTTAAACAAAATCATACTTGAATCCTCTACACGTGCAACATTCTTCTCAGTAAAAGGCCAAGTAGATGCCATAGGTCAAATTGGAGGGGGTCCAATGATTGGATATATAGCAACGGGTTTTACAATAAAAACAGCCATCGTTGTAAGTGCAGTTTTATTAACTCCAGTTCTTTACTTATATAAAACTATTTTGAAAAGTACTAGAGTTTGA